From Hartmannibacter diazotrophicus, a single genomic window includes:
- a CDS encoding aldo/keto reductase has protein sequence MKTNPIGRTAVQVTEISFGCAGIGNLFRKVDDETAEAVLACAWDRGIRYFDTAPHYGRGLSEQRLGRFLKGRERGDYVLSSKVGRLLSPGPALAEADGFIEPLANAVRYDYSGDGIEASFEQSCERLGTSRIEIVYVHDIGTYTHGEDNARHMADLMGSGFDRLRKLKDAGRIGAFGLGVNENEVCLDIMAETDIDIILLAGRLTLLDRSAEDRLVPLCRKKNVSLVLGGIFNSGILATGPVPGAHYDYGPAPEDVLEKVGALQRRAEAAGVPLATAALRFALAHPLAASTLIGTAKVSSLIRNLEAVSAPWAAGADVAWL, from the coding sequence GTGAAAACCAATCCCATTGGCCGCACGGCGGTCCAGGTGACAGAGATCTCGTTCGGATGTGCCGGCATCGGCAACCTCTTCCGCAAGGTCGATGACGAGACCGCCGAGGCCGTCCTCGCTTGCGCCTGGGATCGCGGCATCCGCTATTTCGACACGGCACCGCATTATGGCCGCGGCCTTTCGGAACAGCGGCTCGGCCGGTTTCTCAAGGGGCGCGAGCGCGGCGACTACGTCCTTTCCAGCAAGGTCGGCCGTCTGCTTTCGCCCGGGCCGGCGCTCGCTGAGGCCGACGGCTTCATCGAGCCGCTGGCGAACGCCGTGCGCTATGACTATTCGGGCGACGGCATCGAAGCCTCGTTCGAGCAGAGCTGCGAGCGGCTCGGCACGTCGCGCATCGAGATCGTCTATGTCCACGACATCGGCACCTATACGCACGGCGAGGACAATGCCCGCCACATGGCCGACCTCATGGGCAGCGGCTTCGACCGGCTTCGCAAGCTGAAGGACGCCGGGCGCATCGGCGCCTTCGGCCTCGGCGTGAACGAAAACGAGGTCTGCCTCGACATCATGGCCGAGACGGATATCGACATCATTTTGCTCGCCGGGCGGCTCACCCTGCTCGACCGGTCGGCAGAGGATCGTCTGGTGCCGCTCTGCCGAAAGAAGAATGTGAGCCTCGTGCTCGGCGGCATTTTCAACTCCGGCATTCTCGCGACCGGTCCGGTGCCCGGCGCGCATTATGACTATGGTCCGGCTCCTGAAGACGTTCTTGAAAAGGTCGGCGCTCTGCAACGCCGCGCGGAAGCCGCCGGCGTGCCGCTCGCCACCGCGGCGCTCCGTTTCGCCCTGGCCCATCCGCTGGCTGCCTCGACCCTGATCGGCACGGCGAAAGTCTCTTCGCTCATCCGCAATCTCGAGGCCGTATCGGCGCCTTGGGCGGCCGGTGCTGATGTTGCTTGGCTCTAG